A single genomic interval of Pirellulales bacterium harbors:
- the rpsU gene encoding 30S ribosomal protein S21, with translation MVKLTVRDRESIQEAVRRFRKLVERSGVKKEMRRREYYEKPSEIRRRARLRAERRTRRVKPLGIGA, from the coding sequence GTGGTCAAACTTACGGTTCGAGATCGTGAATCAATCCAGGAGGCGGTTCGTCGCTTCCGGAAGCTCGTCGAACGCAGCGGCGTCAAGAAAGAAATGCGCCGCCGCGAGTATTATGAAAAGCCCAGCGAAATTCGCCGTCGCGCTCGCCTCCGCGCGGAACGACGCACTCGCCGCGTAAAGCCTTTGGGAATCGGAGCTTAG
- a CDS encoding DedA family protein translates to MPIAAQMFDGLLYGYLGIILYMILTGCGLPMPEEVAIIAGGALAASGQLDPWLTLGSLLCGALLGDCVMYFIGRHFGRRILKANRFGAAFLTPEREQRVEALLSRHGSKVLFVARFLVGIRGPIYITAGILKMPFRMFVLADLVSASAVVSLFFGLSYYYGQTIVRIIHQGEGVFTLIAITLAVLGGGALFWYQLRRKRMPGMQILADAQVAASSDQLPTIDPAADRGAGGDASAVTKPTSSSHSTVGNGQDCSGTYHEDKAKPA, encoded by the coding sequence ATGCCCATTGCCGCCCAAATGTTTGATGGCCTGCTGTACGGTTATTTGGGAATCATCCTCTATATGATTCTCACCGGCTGCGGGCTGCCGATGCCCGAGGAAGTGGCGATCATCGCCGGCGGGGCGTTGGCGGCCAGTGGCCAGCTCGATCCCTGGCTCACGCTCGGCTCGCTGCTATGCGGCGCGCTACTTGGAGACTGCGTAATGTATTTCATCGGCCGCCATTTTGGTCGCCGAATTCTTAAAGCGAACCGCTTCGGTGCAGCTTTCTTGACGCCCGAGCGAGAACAACGGGTCGAAGCGCTGCTGTCGCGCCACGGGTCAAAGGTATTATTCGTCGCGCGGTTTCTGGTCGGCATCCGCGGCCCGATTTATATCACGGCCGGAATTTTGAAAATGCCGTTTCGGATGTTCGTGCTGGCCGACTTAGTAAGCGCCTCGGCCGTTGTCTCGCTGTTTTTCGGCCTGAGCTACTACTATGGCCAGACCATCGTGCGGATCATCCATCAGGGCGAAGGCGTTTTCACGCTCATCGCAATTACCTTGGCGGTCCTCGGCGGCGGAGCACTTTTCTGGTATCAACTTCGCCGAAAGCGAATGCCTGGCATGCAGATTCTGGCCGATGCTCAAGTGGCTGCCAGCAGCGATCAGTTGCCGACGATCGATCCAGCGGCCGATCGCGGCGCGGGCGGCGACGCCAGCGCCGTCACGAAGCCAACATCATCGTCGCATTCGACCGTCGGCAACGGCCAGGATTGCTCAGGCACCTACCACGAAGACAAAGCCAAGCCGGCGTGA
- a CDS encoding biotin--[acetyl-CoA-carboxylase] ligase: MIDTACILAKSFLAHAEHHTSLESTQTRARQLIESGDIQLPALIVADRQIAGRGRGSNRWWTGDGSLAFSLVIDPEHFGFPRKAVPRLSLAAGVAIVDSVASRLDGHPLGLHWPNDVYVGERKLAGILVEVLPGGQHIVGVGINTNNSVADAPPSLQPSIATLRDLTGRIHDHTELLLALMENLEAACVQLGQPLETLGERFDLLCSQRGEVLTVYQGSQSITGRCVGIAADGSLLLDAPEGRRSLQSGTLKQAGEW; this comes from the coding sequence TTGATTGATACAGCCTGCATCTTGGCGAAATCCTTTCTCGCGCATGCCGAGCATCACACATCGCTCGAGAGTACCCAAACGCGCGCGCGACAGTTAATCGAGAGCGGCGACATTCAGCTCCCCGCACTTATCGTCGCCGATCGCCAAATCGCGGGTCGTGGTCGCGGGAGCAATCGTTGGTGGACGGGAGACGGCAGCCTGGCGTTTAGTTTGGTCATCGATCCTGAACATTTTGGATTCCCGCGAAAAGCTGTGCCGCGGTTGTCGCTAGCCGCGGGCGTCGCGATTGTCGACTCGGTCGCTTCGCGGCTCGATGGTCATCCGCTGGGGCTGCACTGGCCGAACGATGTCTACGTCGGCGAGCGAAAATTGGCTGGAATTCTCGTTGAGGTTTTGCCAGGAGGACAACACATCGTCGGCGTGGGCATCAATACGAATAATTCCGTGGCCGATGCACCGCCGAGCTTGCAGCCATCGATCGCCACACTGCGCGATCTCACAGGACGCATCCATGACCATACCGAACTGCTGTTGGCGCTGATGGAAAACCTGGAAGCCGCCTGCGTGCAACTTGGCCAGCCGCTGGAAACGCTTGGCGAACGATTTGATTTGCTATGCTCCCAACGTGGCGAAGTGCTGACGGTCTACCAAGGCTCGCAATCCATTACGGGACGCTGCGTGGGAATTGCTGCGGATGGCTCGCTGTTGCTCGATGCGCCCGAAGGACGGCGTAGCTTGCAAAGCGGGACGTTGAAGCAGGCCGGTGAATGGTAA